The Neodiprion lecontei isolate iyNeoLeco1 chromosome 2, iyNeoLeco1.1, whole genome shotgun sequence genome segment CAAAGTCATTGCCACATAGAATACTATGAGGTAATGTAAACATTATCATTGGTCATGAAGTTTCCAAGGTTGAACAGGTAGACTCTTACAGGCGCACGAGAAAAGaacgtatttatttacattaaataTGCCCTACTTTAGAGTCTGGTGTGGACTGATTTCCTATCATTGACCACAACGATCCGCATGCAAAGAGATCACAATCTTATCAGATGACTATATAAAAGCAAACTTGACATACAATCAAATTTACTAGGGAAACCAATTTAAAACTGATATTACTTGATACATTAGTAATGTGAGCTGGAAAAGAAgtcaatttttctaaatttttagcCGATATAATCAAAAGCCATTGAAATcaggtaaatgaaaaatcctgATTAAAACATTATTCTCCATACTTTATTACAAACATTTCAATACATCATTTACAGGATACCACAAATTTGGCATTAGGGAGCATGGCtcatattaaattatcaaacaTCCTGGCAGCCAACCATAGGCATACAAAACATGTACTACGTTTTTGGTGGATCAGCTTGCGTTTGACCATCCTTGCACCCTACTTTTCCGTAACTTTTCTTGTGCTCAGAAACACTCTGTTCTGCACTTTGTGGCTTCTATATGATGCaaacaaaatatattcttAATGTAAATTACTTATTCAgctaattaaaattgaaatatcctGTAACATTATTGCTTACTTGTGTAGGAGTTGTTCGAAGTTTCGATTTCATGTAACCCATTTTGCGAAGATACCTGATGCCTAATGTTGTACCTCCTAGAAGAACAGTAAATCATAAATTATAATCTTATCTCGTTGAATATACCTGAGAAAGCTCTGACTCACCAACAGTAACCATATATCGAAGGggtgtaaatattttgtataatgCATATACTATAGCCCAGAAGCCAGCACTGGAACCTCGTAGAGCCTCAATATACTTTTCACTAACATGCAACTTCTCCAATATCCAAATCACATCGACGCTACTAAAAAATGAAGAGTAACCTGCTGTATTATGAATGCGTAGCCTTGTCTCCTTGTTAAAATGGGAATCTTTGGCTTGATCCAAGACCTTTGTAAATCTATACGTACTTTTTAGCTGCCACGTAAAATATCAGTACCCAGCCAGCCGATGTAACTACATGTACCGGTATGAGAACGTACCAGTAGTCTTTGGTCATccgtttcattttctgaaagaCAGTTAACTGCTGCACAGGAGTTGAAGTAGTATTGCAATCTTTGTTAGGTTGATTGGAAAAGAACCGACGCTGAGCAAAACCAGTAATGTTGCAAGGGTTACGCCTTTCTATTTGTTTCGTTTTATAAACTTGTGTCAATGAGGGTTGACAATACAtctctgaaaataaattacattttctAGGGATCATATCCTTCGACGATACTTAGAAAGATTCGAATCACCGACCTACCGAAAACCGATGTCCCAAGTTTTTGCCCTTGTGGTAAGCAGCGGCGTCTCTCATAACCCGGAAAAGATGTTTGCAGGTGTGCTAGATTCCTTGACAGTTTCACAGGCGAACTGACTAGCCTTAGACAAGCTCGTCCTATAAACAGTTCCATTATTTTTTAGCAGTGAAGCTGATGATACACTCTACCATCAGACTCGATTTATGAATTCAAGTGCTTCACGGTATCACATCAATAGTACGGATTACATATGTGGTAGTTTATCCGGTATGTAGTTTAGTATGGTAGCAGACGATGTAGCGGTGTTTTACGTTTTAACCAAAGAGCGCGTTCTATTTCATGTGATGTGAATTATCAGTGTAGGTGCCTTACCAACATGGAAAAATCTAATGTACTAGAGATCCGATTATCGACTTTTTCTCACGTACGGTGTATATTACTAGATTGTAGAATATGCAACAATTTCGTCCACCTCGAACCGCAGCAAACTTCGTGCAGTTGTCAGAAAACCATTCAATGTTGCGGTGTCGGTAAATACACACGGGTTCCAACTCCTCGAGtgcttttgaaaatttataattgcaCTGGTTTACCCAGTAGAGTATTTACACCGTTATCGCAAATACATGGGAACGATCGGTGACACAATCTGGAATGATTCTGATGATCAGAATATACTTTGCGATATTAATGACAAAGTAGcttttatgaaatatattacCGTGAAATTCATATCATTTAATCCAGACATATTCTAAGGggttattatttctattaaaAAATGTCTTCTTCGCCCGAAGAAACGGGTCCcgcgaatgaaaatgaagGTAACCGGACTCCTTCGCATGATTCAACCGTATCTGGCGAGACTCTCGATAATCGTGGAAGTACTGGCAAAAgaacagccgaaaaacgaaaattagtcGACGAAGACTCAACCAAACAAAGCGGCGAAGGTTATGATGAAGCAGCGGACGATACTAGACAAGATGCACAGGTGAGACATTATAGTTTAGATATCAAAGTTTACTGTGCGCGTTGTCGCGAACAATTATGTTCTCGCTCCCGTTTTGTTTACACGAAAGAAAACAATTCATACGAATTACTGTGGTATTACCTATGCGATTATTAGCATGTtattttttggataatcgGATGATCAATGACACATTGTTCGTTCGGGTATTCATGACATTCTACATATTTCACGTCTAATAGAACAAAATTGTTCGGCAAGTAACAAGTTACTCTGTAGGGTGAATCggaattgtttattttatttacgattCCACAGTGTATTTTTTGATAGGCGACCCTGACACTGCGAAAGGTGAtgcgtgattttgaaattgcgGTATTTCAAGGAAATCCTAACCCAAAGGATGCTTTTTACTCGCGGGAACGTCCTCTGTCGGAAAAGTTCTCAAAAcataatgtaataattttttgaaaatttatgtacTGTAAATATCTGAAATTCAGAGATGCCTTGAGAGAAAATTCTTTGTCAACAACCCGCTCGATCTAAAACAATATTCCGTCATTTTTGAAACTCGTTCCCGAATCCTGTTCTTGATCATCAagttatatgaaaaaataacatgCTAATACATACCTGGatgaataacaaatttttaatcatctaGATACCTGAAAAAATCACTTACCGTTGATCATCCAATGATAGTTAcacatgtgtatatttgtTGCTCGTCTTCAAATGTAATATTGCAAACGTCTCATATGAATCATATTTGCCTCTTCCTATACTTTTCACAGGACCTTAATCCTTGCTGTATTGATAAGTTGACAAATTTCAGACAAAGGAATCTAGTATTCCGTCAGACCTCTCAACAGGTGACAAGTTAGCTGGAAATTCAGCTTTGGTAACGAAGCATTATAATACACTCGAATCGAAAGGCCTGACTCAGAGATCTCAAAGCCGCATTGTTCACATGAGGAATTTCAACAACTGGATCAAAAGCATGCTGATAAGTAAGATTAACCATTATTTTGTATTCAAATTCATCCTGGCAAAGTTAATCGGCTGTTCAATGCCTGTTTGGTGAAACTAATttataaaactaatttcatAATTACCATAGTTATAATGATAGTTATTTGCCTACTTAATAAATGCAGATATAAAAAATAGTGTCTTTTTCACATAGGTGAGTATCTGGGAAAGGCACGTCAGGGTAAAGGCCATAGGGCTCCATTCAAAGTTCTCGATATGTGCTGTGGCAAGGGTGGAGATCTTTTGAAATGGTCAAAGGCAAATATCACCCACTTAATTTGTGCGGACATAGCTGAGGTGTCCGTGGAGCAATGCCAGAGTCGCTACAATGATCTTTTGAACAGAAGTTCTAACAATCGAGGATTCGCACCAGTCTTTACTGCAGAATTCATTTCCGCCGACTGCACAAAGGTTCGTTCACGTAAATTCTTTTTCCTAGTTATTGACTGATAAAAACTTGTTATATCAGGTTAGACTGAGGGAAAAATACAAGGATGCCAGCTGTCAGCTCGATCTAGTGAGCTGTCAGTTTGCATTCCACTACAGCTTTGAGTCAGTACAGCAGGCTGA includes the following:
- the LOC107217729 gene encoding uncharacterized protein C18orf19 homolog A isoform X2, which translates into the protein MRDAAAYHKGKNLGHRFSVEMYCQPSLTQVYKTKQIERRNPCNITGFAQRRFFSNQPNKDCNTTSTPVQQLTVFQKMKRMTKDYWYVLIPVHVVTSAGWVLIFYVAAKNSVDVIWILEKLHVSEKYIEALRGSSAGFWAIVYALYKIFTPLRYMVTVGGTTLGIRYLRKMGYMKSKLRTTPTQKPQSAEQSVSEHKKSYGKVGCKDGQTQADPPKT
- the LOC107217729 gene encoding protein FAM210A isoform X1; translation: MELFIGRACLRLVSSPVKLSRNLAHLQTSFPGYERRRCLPQGQKLGTSVFEMYCQPSLTQVYKTKQIERRNPCNITGFAQRRFFSNQPNKDCNTTSTPVQQLTVFQKMKRMTKDYWYVLIPVHVVTSAGWVLIFYVAAKNSVDVIWILEKLHVSEKYIEALRGSSAGFWAIVYALYKIFTPLRYMVTVGGTTLGIRYLRKMGYMKSKLRTTPTQKPQSAEQSVSEHKKSYGKVGCKDGQTQADPPKT
- the LOC107217729 gene encoding uncharacterized protein C18orf19 homolog A isoform X3 gives rise to the protein MRDAAAYHKGKNLGHRFSKMKRMTKDYWYVLIPVHVVTSAGWVLIFYVAAKNSVDVIWILEKLHVSEKYIEALRGSSAGFWAIVYALYKIFTPLRYMVTVGGTTLGIRYLRKMGYMKSKLRTTPTQKPQSAEQSVSEHKKSYGKVGCKDGQTQADPPKT
- the LOC107217703 gene encoding mRNA cap guanine-N7 methyltransferase, whose amino-acid sequence is MSSSPEETGPANENEGNRTPSHDSTVSGETLDNRGSTGKRTAEKRKLVDEDSTKQSGEGYDEAADDTRQDAQTKESSIPSDLSTGDKLAGNSALVTKHYNTLESKGLTQRSQSRIVHMRNFNNWIKSMLISEYLGKARQGKGHRAPFKVLDMCCGKGGDLLKWSKANITHLICADIAEVSVEQCQSRYNDLLNRSSNNRGFAPVFTAEFISADCTKVRLREKYKDASCQLDLVSCQFAFHYSFESVQQAECMLRNAGESLRPGGYFIGTIPDAYDLVSRWQKSDTNKFGNDIYSVEFLCEDKVKPPLFGAKYNFHLEEVVNCPEFLVHLPTLAKLALKYGLELVMFERFENFYERMKSEGRSLLGKMRALETYPPCHEAPLLGQNPEDYRYAAQYMQNSTGHRKIGTLSLPEWEATSLYAVFAFQKMKTTWNAEGKPEYFKV